One Tetrapisispora phaffii CBS 4417 chromosome 2, complete genome genomic region harbors:
- the TPHA0B02180 gene encoding uncharacterized protein (similar to Saccharomyces cerevisiae CBS1 (YDL069C); ancestral locus Anc_4.260), protein MVSPSFSPISMIQRIPTKININSLIIDSRLKFQQNVQLPKNSNNKYKLMRNKASDLVKIESIKLRLNFLNNLITFNEASLINCLYVSDNSKGNNNYEELGYRLINIHLNIIKKVSSLDQKKMLLKFLDSRKLNNISNLPLPDNRIPLRIKRIHDLKTLYKIIGYLSLQNDTTIMAKFVRTEILSKIYRLY, encoded by the coding sequence ATGGTGTCTCCATCTTTTTCTCCTATTTCAATGATACAAAGAATTccaacaaaaattaatattaattcattgataatTGATTCAcgtttaaaatttcaacaaaATGTTCAACTACCTAAAAATtccaataataaatataagcTGATGAGAAACAAGGCGTCAGATTTGGTTAAGattgaatcaattaaacTTCGTTTAAATTTTCTCAACAATTTAATAACCTTCAATGAAGCTTCACTGATAAATTGTCTTTATGTCTCCGATAATAGTAAGGGAAACAACAATTATGAAGAATTGGGGTATCGTTTAATCAATatacatttaaatataattaaaaaagtaTCATCATTagatcaaaaaaaaatgctGTTAAAATTCTTAGATTcaagaaaattaaataacataTCAAATTTGCCATTGCCTGATAATAGAATACCATTAAGAATTAAAAGGATCCACGATTTAAAGACTTTGTATAAAATAATCGGTTATCTCTCATTACAAAATGACACAACTATTATGGCAAAATTCGTGAGAAcagaaatattatcaaagaTATACAGACTTTATTAG
- the ATP10 gene encoding Atp10p (similar to Saccharomyces cerevisiae ATP10 (YLR393W); ancestral locus Anc_4.253), translated as MNYFSVFKRTLTQSQRLSVGKFTKFVLNATPEPHAVKPLVRPVGLTTPPTSDTKYSAGNSFKDLFDKEKTDKRSGELGIEFNKTSMHHMSVFRKTNGRLFEPPKSYWRADKALYFPHLKGEPLSGRGSKEINIEDKLKDKISIVNLFSNKTANELADTSLKNERRNIDYLNKDFESLPKDVQIVQINLIDSKAKMLIFKLFAMRSLRSLIPSFLKDTYFICNRDQLPFILRENLHINNPYTGYSLLVDQNLKIRWMGSGALTVEDFDVLWKAVKGVKKEANKGNEGSSTW; from the coding sequence atgaattatttttctgtttttaaaagaacCTTAACGCAATCACAAAGACTGTCAGTTGGAAAGTTTACTAAATTTGTTCTCAATGCAACACCTGAACCACATGCAGTCAAACCATTAGTTAGACCAGTTGGTTTAACCACTCCACCTACTTCTGATACAAAGTATTCAGCAGgaaattcatttaaagatttatttgataaagaaaaaactgATAAACGATCCGGAGAACTTGGTATTGAGTTTAACAAAACGTCAATGCACCATATGTCCGTATTTCGTAAGACTAATGGTAGATTGTTTGAACCACCAAAATCCTACTGGAGAGCAGATAAGGCACTATATTTTCCACATTTAAAGGGAGAGCCTCTTAGTGGGAGAGGTAgtaaagaaataaatattgaagataaGTTGAAAGACAAAATCAGTATagtgaatttattttctaataagACCGCAAATGAATTGGCTGACACTAGTTTGAAAAATGAGCGTAGAAATATAGATTATCTAAACAAAGATTTCGAAAGTTTACCAAAAGATGTGCAGATCgttcaaataaatttgattgaCTCCAAGGCTAAAATGttgatattcaaattatttgcAATGCGTTCACTTAGAAGCCTAATTCCATCTTTTCTTAAGGATACTTATTTTATATGTAATAGAGATCAACTGCCTTTTATTCTTAGAGAAAATttacatataaataatcCATATACAGGATATTCATTATTGGTtgatcaaaatttaaagatacGATGGATGGGTAGTGGAGCCTTAACTGTTGAGGATTTTGATGTATTGTGGAAAGCGGTTAAAGGTGTCAAAAAAGAGGCCAATAAGGGAAACGAAGGTAGTAGTACATGGTAA
- the COX9 gene encoding cytochrome c oxidase subunit VIIa (similar to Saccharomyces cerevisiae COX9 (YDL067C); ancestral locus Anc_4.257) — MAISAITGTLKRRIILDITIGFSLGGLMASYWWWGYHKVLINKREAYYAKLAAAKE; from the coding sequence ATGGCTATCTCTGCAATCACCGGTACTTTAAAGAGAAGAATCATATTAGACATCACTATTGGATTCAGTTTAGGAGGCTTAATGGCCTCATATTGGTGGTGGGGTTACCACAAGGTATTGATTAATAAAAGAGAAGCATATTACGCAAAACTAGCAGCTGCTAAGGAATAG
- the SKI2 gene encoding SKI complex RNA helicase subunit SKI2 (similar to Saccharomyces cerevisiae SKI2 (YLR398C); ancestral locus Anc_4.261), which produces MKLNPDSLEELYSSLRNITGDDVELFEDKISKFSTNVNTDEAVNKEIKDTFLGLSNELSWGLLDVVQSVPNINFLDDINNEKSDYDYKQFLNVPSVLNRTSYRFKRKGIDGKINSYKEEVNLAELENANASNSLSLKRSINTHGNLVRGSTAQLPFTPGGLVMDEMEKVDTEVSALSNSVKLLHKDADGLFDVPQGFQRGIICSENNSNTEENLFTNFKKIDMIDNEVVNRKELEEKQQKIDDEINEKTELEVYRKPTELANTDIDDILPMGIAFGRIKNRNNNLLQKKEWAHVIDLNHRLDNFSELVPNPARIWPFELDVFQKEAIYHLEQGDSVFVAAHTSAGKTVVAEYAIAMSKRNMTKTIYTSPIKALSNQKFRDFKETFDDVEIGLITGDVQINPDANCLIMTTEILRSMLYRGADLIRDVEFVIFDEVHYVNDQDRGVVWEEVIIMLPQHVKFILLSATVPNTYEFANWIGRTKQKNIYVISTPKRPVPLEISIWTKNVLVPVINPKREFLESNFKKHKNLIEGTTSDKVQKTLSHSKENSTRGGARGGARGVSRGGTRGSMRGGSRGAGAIGSNKSQFFKRSGPNKKTWSGIIDYLRGKDLLPAVIFVFSKKRCEEYADWLDAVSFCSNKEKSQIHMFIEKSITRLKKEDRELPQILKIRSLLERGIAVHHGGLLPIVKELIEILFSKGLIKVLFATETFAMGLNLPTRTVIFSELQKHDVNGLRSLTPGEFTQMAGRAGRRGLDKIGTVIVMAYTEPLNQSVFKEVTLGIPTKLQSQFKLTYNMILNLLRIEAFKVEEMIKYSFGENLKQTLQPEHEKQIKQLTSELQDIKQSSCNTCAEDIDKFLDLSISLKTVTSNLFEELGKSEKSYTVFRVGRLIVYRDGDDNAKLGFLYRTSKDNGVVVLTFTNPQTSPDGSANHLPYLEGNKEFNSSHIGRFTYSPYILENIAFSQIELVTKYILRISFTDIFNEEKEALELLDNEIRTILRISTKLMISSNQSSGSVKVHQLLLEQSNITKQILTCKCIKCANFASHYKPKYDKYLIDSKIKNLYHLMSNQNLTLLPEYENRLKVLHRTGFIDQNQNVTLKGRVACEINTGFELVITELILDNFLGDFEPEEIVSLLSAFIYEGRSRDEPPPIVTPRLIKGKQKIEEIYGRMLDIFAEEQITMTKEESEFLEMKRFGLINVIYEWARGLSFKEIMEISIEQEGTVVRVITRLDEICRQVKTAAIIIGNSGLHSKMSQAQELIKRDIVFAASLYL; this is translated from the coding sequence ATGAAACTCAATCCTGATTCTTTGGAGGAGCTCTATAGTAGCTTACGCAACATAACTGGCGATGATGTGGAACtttttgaagataaaatcTCAAAATTTAGTACTAATGTTAATACTGATGAAGCtgtaaataaagaaataaagGACACATTTTTAGGCTTATCGAATGAATTGTCTTGGGGATTATTAGATGTAGTTCAAAGCGTTCCAAATATTAACTTTTTAGATGATATCAATAACGAAAAATCTGATTATGattataaacaatttttaaatgtaCCTTCTGTTTTAAACAGAACATCTTACAGATTTAAGAGGAAGGGTATTGATGgtaaaattaattcttataaagaagaagttaaTTTAGCCGAACTGGAAAATGCCAATGCCTCCAATTCTCTTTCATTAAAAAGATCTATTAATACTCATGGTAACTTAGTTAGAGGCTCGACTGCTCAATTGCCTTTTACACCCGGTGGATTAGTTATGGATGAAATGGAGAAAGTTGATACTGAAGTCTCAGCCTTGTCTAATAGTGTAAAATTACTTCATAAAGATGCTGATGGTCTATTTGATGTTCCTCAAGGTTTCCAAAGAGGTATTATTTGTTCAGAAAATAACTCCAACACTGAGGAAAATCTTTTtactaattttaaaaaaattgatatgATTGATAATGAAGTTGTTAATAGAAAAGAATTAGAGGAGAAGcaacaaaaaattgatgatgaaatCAACGAAAAAACAGAATTGGAAGTTTACAGAAAACCAACTGAACTGGCCAATACAGATATTGATGACATTTTACCTATGGGCATAGCTTTTGGTAGAATCAAGAAtagaaataataacttACTTCAGAAGAAGGAATGGGCTCACGTAATAGATCTTAATCACAGATTAGATAACTTCAGCGAATTAGTACCTAACCCAGCAAGAATATGGCCATTTGAGTTGGAtgtttttcaaaaagaagCTATTTATCACTTAGAACAAGGTGATTCTGTTTTTGTTGCTGCACATACATCTGCAGGGAAAACTGTTGTTGCAGAATATGCAATTGCTATGTCAAAGAGAAATATGActaaaacaatatatacatcGCCAATTAAAGCATTatcaaatcaaaaattcaGAGATTTTAAGGAAACTTTTGATGATGTTGAAATTGGTTTGATAACAGGTGATGTTCAAATCAATCCAGATGCTAATTGTTTAATTATGACAACAGAAATCTTAAGATCAATGTTATATAGAGGTGCTGATCTGATTAGAGATGTAgaatttgttattttcGATGAAGTTCATTATGTGAATGATCAAGATAGAGGTGTGGTTTGGGAAGAAGTCATTATTATGCTTCCACAGCatgttaaatttatattgttaTCTGCTACCGTCCCAAATACATACGAATTTGCCAATTGGATTGGTAGAACGAAGcaaaagaatatttacGTCATATCAACACCCAAAAGACCGGTCCCTCTTGAAATTAGTATCTGGACTAAAAATGTATTAGTACCTGTAATTAATCCAAAAAGAGAATTTTTagaatcaaattttaagaaacaTAAGAATCTTATTGAAGGCACTACTTCTGATAAAGTACAAAAGACTTTATCGCATAGTAAAGAAAATTCTACACGAGGAGGTGCCAGGGGAGGTGCCAGGGGAGTTTCTAGAGGAGGGACCAGAGGAAGTATGAGAGGAGGTTCGAGGGGAGCTGGCGCGATTGGTTCAAATAAGagtcaatttttcaaaaggAGTGGTCCAAATAAAAAGACATGGTCAGGaattattgattatttaagAGGTAAAGATTTATTACCAGCCGtcatttttgtatttagTAAGAAACGTTGTGAGGAATATGCTGATTGGTTAGATGCTGTGAGTTTTTGTTCAAATAAAGAGAAATCACAAATCCATATgttcattgaaaaatctaTTACACGTTTAAAGAAGGAGGATAGAGAATTACCtcagattttgaaaatcaGGTCACTTCTAGAAAGAGGTATTGCAGTTCATCACGGTGGGTTACTTCCCATCGTGAAggaattaattgaaatattgttttcCAAAGGGCTAATAAAAGTTTTATTCGCCACTGAAACATTTGCTATGGGTCTAAATTTACCAACTAGGACAGTTATATTCAGCGAGCTTCAAAAACATGATGTTAATGGTTTAAGAAGTTTAACCCCTGGTGAATTCACACAAATGGCTGGTAGAGCTGGTAGAAGAGGTTTGGATAAAATCGGTACTGTCATTGTGATGGCATACACAGAACCACTTAACCAATCAGTATTTAAAGAAGTAACCTTGGGTATTCCAACTAAGTTACAATCTCAGTTCAAGTTAACTTATAATATGATTCTTAACCTTTTAAGAATCGAAGCTTTTAAGGTTGAAGAAATGATTAAATACTCATTtggtgaaaatttaaaacaaacTTTACAACCAGAGCATGAAAAGCAAATTAAACAGCTAACCTCCGAATTACAGGATATTAAACAATCCTCTTGTAATACTTGTGCTGAAGATATTGATAAGTTTTTGGACCTTTCTATCAGTTTGAAAACTGTAACTTCCAacttatttgaagaattggGAAAGAGCGAAAAATCTTATACGGTTTTCAGAGTTGGTAGGTTAATTGTCTATAGAGATGGGGATGACAATGCCAAGCTAGGGTTTTTATACCGTACTAGTAAAGATAATGGTGTAGTTGTTTTAACTTTTACAAACCCACAAACTTCTCCAGATGGATCTGCAAATCACTTGCCTTACTTGGAAGGTAATAAAGAATTCAATTCTTCACATATCGGCAGATTTACATATTCCCCTTACATCTTAGAAAATATTGCATTTTCTCAGATCGAACTTGTCACAAAATACATTTTAAGAATATCTTTTactgatatatttaatgaagaaaaagaagcaTTAGAATTActtgataatgaaattagGACAATATTAAGAATATCTACAAAGTTAATGATATCATCCAATCAAAGCAGTGGTAGCGTAAAAGTGCACCAATTATTGTTAGAACAATCTAATATCacaaaacaaatattaacCTGTAAATGTATCAAATGTGCTAATTTTGCAAGTCATTATAAACCTAAGtatgataaatatttgattgaCTCTAAGATTAAGAACTTATACCATTTGATGAGTAACCAAAATCTAACGTTATTACCAGAATATGAAAATAGATTGAAAGTATTACACCGTACAGGTTTCATCGATCAGAACCAAAATGTTACATTGAAGGGCAGAGTTGCATGTGAAATCAATACTGGATTTGAATTAGTAATCACTGAATTAATTTTGGATAATTTCTTAGGTGATTTTGAACCTGAAGAGATTGTCTCATTACTATCTGCATTTATTTATGAAGGTAGAAGTAGAGACGAACCACCTCCAATTGTAACACCAAGACTAATAAAAGGTAAACAGAAGATTGAAGAAATCTACGGTCGTATGTTAGATATTTTTGCTGAAGAACAAATTACTATGACTAAAGAAGAGAGTGAATTCTTAGAGATGAAGAGATTTGGCCTAATCAATGTTATCTACGAATGGGCTCGTGGGTTATCtttcaaagaaattatGGAGATTAGTATTGAGCAAGAAGGTACTGTTGTCAGAGTAATCACCAGATTAGATGAAATTTGTAGACAAGTGAAGACTGCAGCAATCATCATTGGTAACTCAGGTTTGCATTCAAAGATGTCACAAGCACAAGAATTAATCAAAAGAGATATCGTGTTTGCTGCTAGTTTGTATTTATAA
- the IDP1 gene encoding isocitrate dehydrogenase (NADP(+)) IDP1 (similar to Saccharomyces cerevisiae IDP1 (YDL066W); ancestral locus Anc_4.254) encodes MFHSQSSKRLFSTSRQVLQAVQKKINVKTPVVELDGDEMTRIIWDKIKQKLILPYLNVDLKYYDLSVTNRDATNDQITIDSAEAIKKYGVGIKCATITPDEGRVKEFNLKKMWKSPNGTIRNILGGTVFREPIVIPRIPRLVKNWEKPIIIGRHAHADQYKATDTLIPGPGTLELVYKSKDNDPSKTQVLNVYDYKSSGVALAMYNTDESITGFAHSSFKLAIDKKLDLFLSTKNTILKKYDGRFKDVFQEVFDSTYKDKFEALNIKYEHRLIDDMVAQMIKSKGGYIMALKNYDGDVQSDIVAQGFGSLGLMTSILVTPDGKTFESEAAHGTVTRHYRQHQQGKQTSTNSIASIFAWSRGLAKRGELDNTPDVMKFAQTLEKATLDTVQEDGIMTKDLALACGNLNPDAYVNTAEFLNAVDKRLQETMKSVD; translated from the coding sequence ATGTTTCACTCTCAATCAAGCAAGAGATTATTCTCGACCTCCAGACAAGTTTTACAAGCtgttcaaaagaaaattaatgTCAAAACTCCAGTTGTTGAACTAGACGGTGATGAAATGACAAGAATCATTTGGgataaaattaaacagAAATTGATTCTACCTTATTTGAATGTggatttgaaatattatgatttGTCAGTGACTAATAGGGACGCTACAAATGATCAAATTACAATTGATTCTGCTGAAGccattaaaaaatatggtGTTGGTATAAAGTGTGCTACAATCACCCCCGATGAGGGAAGAGTTAAGGAGTtcaatttgaagaaaatgtGGAAATCACCAAATGGTACTATTAGAAATATCTTAGGTGGCACGGTCTTCAGGGAACCAATTGTTATCCCAAGAATCCCAAGATTAGTGAAAAATTGGGAAAAACCAATTATTATTGGTAGACACGCCCATGCTGACCAATATAAAGCTACTGATACTTTGATTCCTGGTCCAGGCACTTTGGAATTGGTGTACAAGTCAAAGGATAATGATCCTTCAAAAACTCAAGTCTTAAACGTATACGATTATAAGAGTTCAGGTGTTGCATTGGCCATGTACAATACCGATGAATCAATTACTGGTTTTGCTCATTCTTCATTCAAGTTGGCCATCGATAAAAAACTGGATTTATTCTTATCAACGAAGAATActattttgaagaaatatgATGGCAGATTTAAGGACGTCTTCCAAGAGGTATTCGATTCAACTTATAAGGACAAATTCGAAGCTTTGAACATCAAATATGAACATCGTTTAATCGATGATATGGTTGCTCAAATGATTAAATCAAAAGGCGGCTACATTATGgctttgaaaaattacGATGGTGATGTTCAAAGTGATATCGTCGCTCAAGGTTTTGGTTCGTTAGGTTTAATGACTTCCATCTTAGTTACTCCAGATGGTAAGACTTTTGAAAGTGAAGCCGCTCACGGTACAGTTACTAGACATTACAGACAACACCAACAAGGCAAACAAACCTCAACCAATTCGATTGCATCTATTTTTGCTTGGTCAAGAGGTTTGGCTAAGAGAGGTGAATTAGATAATACTCCAGACGTTATGAAATTTGCTCAAACGCTTGAAAAGGCTACTTTAGATACTGTTCAAGAAGATGGAATCATGACAAAGGATTTAGCATTAGCCTGTGGAAACCTTAACCCGGACGCTTATGTTAACACTGCCGAATTCTTAAATGCAGTTGATAAGAGATTACAAGAAACTATGAAATCAGTTGACTAA
- the COX8 gene encoding cytochrome c oxidase subunit VIII (similar to Saccharomyces cerevisiae COX8 (YLR395C); ancestral locus Anc_4.256) — translation MINQLVRLNGRRYFSQSLKSNVHFKDGVYTNLPFKVKDRKTPYALTHFAFFGLGFAVPFLITYAQLKKSGTI, via the coding sequence ATGATTAACCAGTTGGTAAGATTAAACGGTAGGAGATACTTTTCCCAATCTTTGAAATCAAATGTTCATTTCAAAGATGGTGTTTATACAAACTTACCTTTCAAAGTCAAGGACAGAAAGACTCCTTATGCTTTGACTCATTTCGCCTTCTTCGGTCTTGGTTTCGCTGTTCCTTTCCTTATTACTTATgctcaattgaaaaaatcaGGTACTATTTAA
- the BDF1 gene encoding chromatin-binding protein BDF1 (similar to Saccharomyces cerevisiae BDF2 (YDL070W) and BDF1 (YLR399C); ancestral locus Anc_4.262), which produces MTEEIQPALNDVSSSVTMNDNLETLDTNTNSDLSAHLDEPGKKMKMENGNIVVAVSASVASPTPSNTAENDMVLESEVSNVDVENSKNLPASPVSEAPKPLDNQNEDDNQSNTTSLEASGAIDDGDAAASAIDYTNIPPAPAPPAEPDMNNLPANPIPKHQQKHALMSIKAVKRLKDAKPFLLPVDPVALNIPHYYNKIQRPMDLMTIEKKLTVDAYDSPEKITEDFNLMVQNCIVFNGPTSGIAQMARNIQAAYEKHMLNMPSKDSEPLKQTRKRKQDEDAPVIIRRAQTHNGRPKREIHPPKSKDIYPVENEKPKSKKLQQAMRFCQGIVKELTSKKYASFNYPFLEPVDPVAMNIPTYFDYVKDPMDLSTVTKKLNNWEYKSLEEFESDVKLVFHNCYAFNPDGTIVNMMGHRLEEIFNAKWVDRPIFEDYDTDEEIEREEYSASDVEDSEESESEIDESSITNPAIQYIEEQLARMKVELQQLKKQELDKIRKERRLARGTKKPRGKRGRNKSRGSSGSRSGKKKFKTVVTYEMKKIITEKINDLSPSKLEKAVNIIKKSMPDLGEDDEVELDLDTLSNSTLLTLYNTFFRVYDTTNNGSARNAVGSPMSPSNGLGGHSKKKRSKALSEEQQSKQIEKIKSKLAILDGASPLSQQNSPLSNGNVQTAYLSGSSSSGDDESSESEEE; this is translated from the coding sequence AACGACATGGTCTTGGAGAGTGAAGTAAGTAATGTAGATGTGGaaaattctaaaaatttGCCTGCCTCTCCAGTCTCAGAAGCTCCAAAACCATTGGATAACCAGAATGAGGATGATAATCAATCTAATACCACTTCATTGGAAGCAAGTGGAGCCATAGACGATGGTGATGCTGCTGCTTCTGCAATTGATTATACCAACATTCCACCAGCGCCAGCTCCTCCAGCCGAACCTGATATGAATAATTTGCCAGCTAATCCAATTCCAAAGCATCAACAAAAACATGCCCTGATGTCAATTAAAGCAGTCAAACGATTAAAAGATGCTAaaccatttttattaccAGTCGACCCAGTTGCTCTAAATATCCCACATTATTACAACAAGATCCAAAGGCCGATGGATTTAATGACAATCgagaaaaaattaacagTAGATGCTTATGATTCTCCAGAAAAAATCACTgaagattttaatttaatggTTCAAAACTGTATTGTATTCAACGGTCCTACTTCTGGGATTGCTCAAATGGCAAGAAATATCCAAGCTGCTTATGAAAAACATATGTTAAATATGCCTTCTAAAGACAGCGAACCTTTAAAACAgacaagaaaaagaaaacaggATGAGGATGCTCCAGTCATTATTAGACGTGCACAAACACATAACGGGAGACCAAAGAGGGAAATACACCCTCCTAAGTCAAAGGATATTTATCCAGTAGAGAATGAGAAACCAAAATCCAAGAAATTACAACAAGCGATGAGATTCTGTCAAGGTATTGTAAAGGAATTAACATCTAAAAAATATGCGTCATTCAACTATCCATTTTTGGAACCAGTTGATCCTGTTGCAATGAACATTCCTACATATTTTGATTACGTTAAAGACCCAATGGATTTAAGTACTGTTACTAAGAAGTTGAACAATTGGGAGTATAAGTCATTAGAGGAATTCGAAAGTGATGTTAAATTAGTCTTCCACAACTGTTATGCTTTTAACCCAGATGGTACTATCGTTAACATGATGGGTCATAGATTAgaagaaattttcaatgcTAAATGGGTAGACAGACCAATTTTCGAGGATTACGATactgatgaagaaattgaaagagAAGAATATTCAGCCTCAGATGTTGAAGATTCTGAAGAATCCGAGTctgaaattgatgaaagtTCAATAACAAATCCTGCTATTCAATACATTGAAGAACAGTTAGCAAGAATGAAGGTTGAACTACAACAGCTGAAGAAACAAGAATTGgataaaattagaaaagaaagaaggTTAGCTCGTGGTACCAAGAAACCAAGAGGTAAAAGAGGCAGAAATAAATCTAGAGGTTCTTCAGGAAGTAGAAGTGgcaaaaagaaatttaaaactgTCGTAACTTATgaaatgaaaaagattATCACGGAAAAGATTAATGATCTCTCACCATCGAAATTAGAAAAAGcagtaaatataattaaaaagtCAATGCCTGATTTAggtgaagatgatgaagttGAGTTAGATTTAGATACTTTGAGTAACAGCACGCTGTTGACATTGTACAATACTTTTTTTAGAGTATATGATACTACAAATAATGGATCTGCTCGTAATGCTGTTGGTTCTCCAATGTCACCTTCAAATGGTTTAGGTGGACATAGCAAAAAAAAGAGATCCAAGGCGCTTAGTGAAGAACAGCAAAGTAAACAGAttgaaaagattaaaagCAAACTTGCCATCCTAGATGGTGCATCACCATTAAGTCAGCAGAATTCGCCATTAAGCAACGGTAACGTCCAAACTGCTTACCTTTCAGgttcatcatcatcaggTGATGATGAAAGTAGTGAAAGTGAAGAAGAATAG